A window of Xylophilus sp. GW821-FHT01B05 contains these coding sequences:
- a CDS encoding GAF domain-containing protein — MDDGALSLPPAVCLALCQALPRAPGLDEAMHILNGVRQQLLGEGLLTVNIDATPGGSDADGETIELQRLWTSNPQAYPIAGRKRKAMTPWTRQLLQRGEVFVGEGGAALAEVFDDHARIAVLGLQAVVNVPLLDEAGACVATFNVLGTRPRWLPRELMLVRLLAVVATPWVLRVRSRVVLELAAVAHSSG; from the coding sequence ATGGACGACGGTGCGCTGAGCCTGCCGCCCGCAGTCTGCCTGGCGCTGTGCCAGGCACTGCCCCGGGCGCCGGGCCTGGACGAGGCCATGCACATCCTCAACGGCGTGCGGCAGCAACTGTTGGGCGAGGGGCTGCTGACGGTCAACATCGACGCCACGCCGGGTGGCAGCGATGCTGATGGTGAAACCATCGAGCTACAGCGCCTGTGGACTTCCAACCCGCAGGCCTACCCCATCGCCGGCCGCAAACGCAAGGCCATGACACCGTGGACGCGGCAGTTGCTGCAGCGTGGCGAGGTCTTCGTTGGCGAAGGCGGCGCTGCGCTGGCGGAGGTCTTCGATGACCATGCCCGCATCGCGGTCCTGGGCCTGCAAGCGGTGGTCAACGTACCGCTGCTGGACGAGGCGGGTGCCTGTGTTGCCACCTTCAATGTGCTGGGTACGCGGCCCCGCTGGTTGCCGCGCGAGCTGATGCTGGTGCGCCTGCTGGCCGTAGTGGCAACGCCCTGGGTGCTGCGGGTCCGCAGTCGCGTAGTCCTTGAACTCGCGGCGGTTGCCCATTCTTCAGGATAG
- a CDS encoding tripartite tricarboxylate transporter substrate binding protein codes for MLSRIRRCLALAALCGFASLASAAYPDKPITLIVPWAAGGSTDILARALAEQLTKSMGQPVIVDNRAGASGNIGSNFVAKAKPDGYVLLIGSMSTHAMNPALIPNMPFRGVEDFTPIAQMANVVNTLVVNPSVPAKNVKELIAYARAHPGKLAYASAGGGSTNHLSAVLFEKAAGIEMLHVPYRGGAPAVMDTVADQTQVLFSAGTQTLPHVKADKLRLLAVTESKRSALLPDVPAVAETLPGYELGVWYGAFGPANMPKDLVDKLNTEINTALANPQLRARMDAMGVEIVKGSAEQFATVLQRDAERYGKIIRDLGIKVD; via the coding sequence ATGCTGTCTCGAATCCGCCGTTGTCTGGCCCTCGCCGCCCTGTGCGGCTTTGCCTCGCTGGCTTCTGCCGCCTACCCCGACAAGCCCATCACGCTGATTGTGCCCTGGGCCGCGGGTGGCTCCACCGATATCCTGGCCCGCGCCCTGGCCGAGCAGCTGACCAAGTCCATGGGCCAGCCGGTCATCGTCGACAACCGCGCCGGGGCCTCGGGCAACATCGGCTCGAACTTTGTCGCCAAGGCCAAGCCTGATGGCTATGTACTCTTGATTGGCTCGATGAGCACCCACGCGATGAACCCGGCGCTGATACCCAACATGCCGTTTCGCGGCGTGGAAGATTTCACGCCCATCGCCCAGATGGCCAACGTGGTCAACACGCTGGTGGTCAATCCCTCGGTGCCGGCCAAGAACGTGAAGGAACTCATTGCCTACGCCCGTGCCCACCCCGGCAAGCTGGCCTATGCCTCGGCCGGCGGTGGCTCCACCAACCACCTGAGCGCCGTGCTGTTTGAGAAGGCCGCCGGCATCGAAATGCTGCACGTTCCCTATCGCGGCGGCGCGCCGGCCGTGATGGACACGGTGGCCGACCAGACCCAGGTGCTGTTCTCTGCCGGCACGCAGACGCTGCCGCATGTAAAGGCCGACAAGCTGCGGCTGCTGGCCGTGACCGAGTCCAAGCGCTCGGCCCTGCTGCCCGACGTTCCCGCGGTGGCCGAGACCTTGCCGGGCTACGAGCTGGGGGTTTGGTACGGCGCCTTTGGTCCGGCCAATATGCCCAAGGACCTGGTGGACAAACTCAACACCGAGATCAACACCGCACTCGCCAACCCCCAGCTGCGTGCCCGCATGGACGCCATGGGCGTCGAGATCGTCAAGGGCAGCGCCGAACAGTTCGCCACCGTGCTGCAGCGCGACGCCGAGCGCTACGGCAAGATCATTCGGGACCTGGGCATCAAGGTTGACTGA